The following are from one region of the Marinomonas sp. CT5 genome:
- a CDS encoding peptidylprolyl isomerase: MSVITAASRVTLHFELSLEDGQIVDSNFSQSPASFVFGDGSLLPDFESALLGMTAGQEASFVMPPEKAFGAHNESNIQRIPRSQFSMDLEEGMVVSFADMSKNELPGVIAEIGDKEVVVDFNHPLAGRSLTFKVRIVSVDEADV, translated from the coding sequence ATGAGCGTAATTACGGCAGCAAGCCGAGTCACTCTGCATTTTGAGTTGTCACTTGAAGATGGCCAAATTGTTGATTCTAACTTTTCTCAGTCTCCAGCTAGCTTTGTCTTTGGTGACGGTAGTTTGTTGCCTGATTTTGAATCTGCTCTATTGGGGATGACGGCAGGGCAAGAGGCTTCTTTTGTGATGCCGCCAGAAAAGGCGTTTGGGGCGCACAATGAAAGTAACATACAGCGCATCCCTCGTTCGCAATTTTCTATGGATCTTGAAGAAGGCATGGTGGTGTCTTTTGCTGATATGAGCAAAAACGAACTTCCCGGTGTTATTGCGGAAATTGGTGATAAAGAGGTGGTGGTTGACTTCAATCATCCTCTTGCTGGTCGCTCGTTAACTTTTAAAGTAAGAATTGTTTCTGTTGATGAGGCTGATGTATGA
- the ispH gene encoding 4-hydroxy-3-methylbut-2-enyl diphosphate reductase codes for MSFAIQLANPRGFCAGVDRAIDIVNRCLDLFEAPIYVRHEVVHNKFVVESLKARGAVFVDELDQVPDDNIVIFSAHGVSKAVRDEATNRGLKVFDATCPLVTKVHLEVLRYSRDGMECILIGHDGHPEVEGTMGQYDDRQGGAIYLVETPEDVEKLQVKNPERLAFVTQTTLSMDDTSVVIDALRNHFPMIRGPKKDDICYATQNRQDAVKTLAEESELVFVVGSVNSSNSNRLRELAERMGAKAYLIDNANEIKREWLEGVFSIGVTAGASAPEVLVNEVIDRLVKEGGSAPQELKGREENVSFSMPKELRIVEV; via the coding sequence ATGAGTTTTGCGATTCAACTTGCCAATCCGCGTGGCTTTTGTGCGGGCGTTGATAGAGCAATAGATATTGTGAATCGTTGCTTAGATTTGTTTGAAGCGCCAATTTATGTTCGCCATGAAGTTGTTCACAATAAATTTGTTGTTGAATCGCTGAAGGCCAGAGGTGCTGTTTTTGTCGATGAGCTTGACCAAGTGCCAGACGATAATATTGTCATCTTTAGTGCTCATGGTGTATCAAAAGCCGTTCGAGATGAAGCGACTAATCGTGGATTGAAGGTATTCGATGCCACTTGTCCATTGGTGACAAAAGTGCATTTAGAAGTGTTGCGATACTCTCGTGACGGGATGGAATGTATTTTGATCGGTCATGACGGGCATCCGGAAGTTGAAGGGACCATGGGACAGTATGATGATCGTCAAGGGGGAGCTATTTATTTAGTCGAGACCCCAGAAGATGTAGAAAAACTCCAAGTTAAGAATCCTGAGCGCCTTGCTTTTGTGACTCAAACTACCTTGTCTATGGATGATACTTCGGTTGTTATTGATGCTCTGCGTAATCATTTTCCAATGATTCGAGGCCCTAAAAAAGATGATATTTGTTATGCCACTCAAAATCGCCAAGATGCCGTGAAGACATTGGCTGAAGAGTCTGAGTTGGTGTTTGTGGTTGGCTCTGTGAATAGTTCAAATTCGAACCGTCTACGTGAATTGGCGGAAAGAATGGGCGCAAAAGCTTATTTGATCGATAATGCTAATGAAATTAAACGTGAATGGTTGGAAGGCGTTTTCAGTATCGGCGTGACCGCGGGGGCTTCGGCACCTGAAGTGCTTGTTAACGAAGTAATAGATCGTCTAGTTAAAGAAGGGGGAAGTGCTCCTCAAGAACTAAAAGGCAGAGAGGAGAACGTCTCTTTTTCTATGCCGAAGGAACTGCGTATTGTTGAAGTTTGA
- the lspA gene encoding signal peptidase II, which translates to MTVLTVWKRVQRWWALALILFVLDWVTKQAIESNLFYGQEIAVFPFFDLTLRYNTGAAFSFLAQAGGWQRWFFSFIALAVVVGISWRLVKIAETNRLESLALTLVLGGAIGNLYDRLVYGHVVDFLQFHWQQSWYFPAFNLADSAITIGVILMLLESFVTKKQEGEKE; encoded by the coding sequence ATGACTGTTTTAACTGTTTGGAAACGAGTTCAGCGCTGGTGGGCGCTGGCTCTTATTCTTTTTGTTTTAGATTGGGTGACAAAACAGGCCATTGAATCGAATTTGTTTTATGGGCAAGAGATCGCTGTTTTTCCATTCTTTGATTTAACGTTGCGCTATAACACCGGTGCTGCTTTTAGCTTTCTTGCTCAGGCTGGTGGCTGGCAGCGTTGGTTTTTTTCCTTCATTGCTTTGGCTGTTGTTGTTGGCATTAGTTGGCGCTTGGTTAAGATTGCTGAAACAAATCGATTGGAGTCTCTAGCGTTAACCCTTGTGCTTGGTGGTGCGATTGGTAATCTCTATGATCGTTTAGTTTATGGTCATGTAGTAGATTTTTTGCAGTTTCATTGGCAGCAATCTTGGTATTTCCCCGCATTTAATCTTGCAGACAGTGCTATTACTATTGGTGTTATTTTAATGTTGCTTGAAAGTTTTGTGACCAAAAAGCAAGAAGGTGAAAAAGAATGA
- the ileS gene encoding isoleucine--tRNA ligase, with amino-acid sequence MSDYKPTLNLPDTDFPMRGDLAKREPAMLKRWQDMDLYQKVRDVSKGRKSFILHDGPPYANGSIHIGHAVNKILKDIIVKSKTVSGFDAPYIPGWDCHGLPIEHKVEQLIGKAGAKVSYKEFRAKCREYAYSQIEEQKKDFIRLGVMGDWENPYLTMNFQTEANIVRALGKIAENGHLVKGFKPVYWSVVGGSALAEAEVEYQDKTSLSLDVRYAPQDEAALLAKFSAVEGEGNVSVVIWTTTPWTLPASQAVSIHPEFNYALVEVDMGLGKERLILAEDMVEGVMSRYGVADFRIVGRAVGADLAGTVLNHPFLQRDIPVILGEHVTTEAGTGCVHTAPDHGVDDFNVGRENGIGTINLVQDNGVYSDAAGEFAGLHVYKVDDAILEALNRNNALVFESKIFHSYPHCWRTKTPLIFRATPQWFISMTKEGLLDAAKHAVEGVKWVPSWGQNRMEGMLNNSPDWCVSRQRTWGVPIALFINKETQELHPETPRLIEEVAKRIEVEGIDAWFELEAADLLGADAEKYSKVTDTLDVWFDSGVTHYSVIDQRDELSFPADLYLEGSDQHRGWFQSSLKTSMAIRGVPPYKQVLTHGFTVDGDGRKMSKSLGNVLSPQKVMDTLGADIIRLWVAATDYTTEMTVSDEILKRVADSYRRIRNTARFMMANLNGFNPATDMVSSNDMIALDRWIVDRAALLQKELNTAYNEYQFHTVNQKIQNFCSVDLGGFYLDVIKDRQYTTQKDSLARRSAQTALYHVVEAFSRWIAPILSFTADEIWQTLPGERSESVFLETWYEGLEELAGDEPMGRDFWKQMLEAKVAINKVLEAARSEGKMKASLSAEITLYCDEELKAVLNRLGEELRFVLIASEVKVLPLSEADENAVATDLEGLKVHVELSKYTKCVRCWHHREEVGKREAHPELCDRCISNLPDGEGEQRLYA; translated from the coding sequence ATGAGTGATTATAAACCGACACTGAATTTGCCAGATACTGACTTCCCAATGCGTGGAGATTTGGCAAAACGTGAACCTGCAATGCTTAAGCGTTGGCAGGATATGGACCTATACCAAAAAGTACGTGATGTGAGTAAAGGCCGTAAGTCTTTTATTCTTCATGATGGTCCTCCTTACGCAAATGGCAGTATTCACATTGGTCACGCAGTTAACAAAATCCTCAAAGATATTATTGTTAAGTCTAAAACTGTCAGCGGCTTTGATGCACCTTATATCCCAGGTTGGGATTGTCACGGTTTGCCAATTGAGCATAAAGTTGAGCAATTGATTGGCAAGGCGGGAGCGAAAGTTTCTTATAAAGAGTTTCGTGCTAAATGTCGCGAATATGCTTACTCGCAAATCGAAGAGCAGAAAAAAGACTTTATCCGTCTTGGTGTGATGGGGGATTGGGAAAATCCTTATCTGACGATGAACTTCCAAACGGAAGCCAACATTGTTCGCGCTTTGGGTAAAATTGCAGAAAACGGCCATTTGGTAAAAGGCTTTAAGCCAGTTTATTGGAGTGTTGTTGGTGGTTCTGCGTTAGCTGAAGCGGAAGTGGAATACCAAGATAAAACCTCTTTATCTTTAGATGTTCGTTATGCGCCTCAGGATGAAGCGGCTTTGTTGGCTAAATTCTCTGCTGTTGAAGGTGAAGGTAACGTCTCTGTGGTGATTTGGACGACAACGCCTTGGACGCTTCCTGCAAGCCAAGCAGTTTCTATTCACCCAGAGTTTAATTATGCCTTGGTTGAAGTGGATATGGGCTTGGGCAAAGAGCGCCTGATTCTCGCTGAAGATATGGTTGAAGGCGTCATGTCTCGTTATGGCGTTGCTGATTTCCGTATTGTGGGTCGAGCAGTAGGTGCTGACCTTGCGGGTACTGTTTTGAATCACCCATTCTTGCAGCGCGATATCCCTGTCATCTTGGGTGAGCATGTTACCACTGAAGCGGGTACCGGCTGTGTGCATACCGCACCAGATCACGGTGTTGATGACTTTAATGTTGGTCGTGAAAACGGCATTGGTACAATCAATCTTGTTCAAGACAATGGTGTTTACTCTGACGCGGCTGGCGAGTTTGCTGGATTGCATGTCTATAAAGTGGATGATGCTATTCTTGAAGCGCTAAACCGCAACAATGCTTTAGTGTTTGAATCCAAGATATTCCATAGTTACCCACATTGCTGGCGTACTAAAACCCCATTGATTTTCCGTGCAACACCTCAGTGGTTTATCAGTATGACCAAAGAAGGTTTGCTAGACGCTGCCAAGCATGCTGTTGAAGGGGTTAAGTGGGTGCCAAGTTGGGGCCAAAACCGCATGGAAGGCATGTTGAACAATAGCCCAGATTGGTGTGTGTCTCGTCAGCGTACTTGGGGTGTGCCAATTGCATTATTTATTAATAAAGAGACTCAAGAGCTTCACCCTGAAACACCTCGTTTAATCGAAGAAGTTGCTAAGCGTATTGAGGTCGAAGGCATCGATGCTTGGTTTGAGCTAGAAGCCGCGGACTTGTTAGGGGCAGATGCAGAAAAATACAGCAAGGTAACGGACACATTAGATGTGTGGTTTGACTCTGGTGTGACTCATTACTCGGTTATTGATCAGCGTGATGAGTTGAGCTTCCCTGCAGATTTGTACCTGGAGGGTTCAGATCAACATCGTGGTTGGTTCCAGTCTTCGTTGAAAACCTCTATGGCGATTCGAGGGGTGCCACCTTATAAGCAAGTACTGACTCATGGTTTCACTGTAGATGGTGATGGTCGTAAGATGTCTAAGTCTTTGGGGAATGTATTGTCTCCACAGAAAGTCATGGATACCTTGGGGGCTGATATTATCCGTTTATGGGTAGCGGCGACCGATTACACCACAGAAATGACAGTGTCTGATGAAATCCTTAAGCGAGTAGCGGACTCTTATCGTCGTATCCGAAATACGGCGCGCTTTATGATGGCAAACTTGAATGGCTTCAATCCTGCTACCGATATGGTGTCTTCTAATGACATGATTGCATTGGATCGTTGGATTGTTGATCGTGCAGCGCTATTGCAAAAAGAATTGAATACCGCTTACAACGAATATCAATTCCATACAGTGAACCAAAAAATCCAGAACTTCTGTTCTGTGGATTTAGGCGGCTTCTATTTGGATGTTATTAAAGATCGTCAATACACAACGCAAAAAGACAGCTTGGCACGTCGTTCTGCACAGACTGCGCTTTATCATGTAGTGGAGGCATTCTCTCGTTGGATTGCCCCTATCTTGAGTTTCACAGCGGATGAAATTTGGCAAACCCTTCCCGGCGAGCGTAGTGAATCTGTGTTCTTGGAGACTTGGTATGAAGGTCTTGAAGAACTAGCGGGCGATGAGCCAATGGGGCGTGACTTCTGGAAACAAATGCTTGAAGCAAAAGTAGCGATCAATAAAGTATTAGAAGCGGCTCGTAGTGAAGGTAAGATGAAAGCAAGTTTAAGTGCTGAAATTACACTTTATTGCGATGAAGAGTTAAAAGCTGTATTAAACCGTCTTGGTGAAGAATTACGCTTTGTATTGATTGCTTCCGAAGTTAAGGTGTTGCCTTTGTCTGAAGCGGATGAAAATGCGGTAGCAACGGACCTTGAAGGTTTGAAAGTTCATGTTGAACTGAGCAAATACACCAAGTGTGTTCGCTGTTGGCATCACCGTGAAGAAGTGGGTAAACGAGAAGCGCATCCAGAACTATGTGATCGTTGTATCTCTAACTTACCTGATGGGGAAGGTGAACAGCGCCTTTACGCTTAA
- the ribF gene encoding bifunctional riboflavin kinase/FAD synthetase yields MELIRGIHNIRSKHKECVLTIGNFDGVHLGHGAILARVKALAKQYNSPSAIMIFEPQPREFFGPETAPGRISRLRDKVKLLEGHGVDYVLCMPFSLKLQQLDAQAFCQQILLDGLSVKHLVVGDDFRFGCDRQGDFYYLQEFGGRQGFDVENTPSVLNALDERVSSTLVRDALERGDIAAAQLNMGHAVSLSGRVRHGQQLGRKLGFPTANVHLKGTKSALSGVYAVTFLVDGVSHNGVANIGVRPTVQGKTPILEVHLLDFSGDLYDKYVQVTFCHFIRAERKMASLDALEKQIQCDKEEALRFFANQ; encoded by the coding sequence ATGGAGTTAATTCGCGGTATTCATAATATCCGTTCAAAGCACAAAGAATGCGTGCTGACGATAGGGAATTTTGACGGTGTTCATTTAGGGCATGGTGCCATTTTGGCGCGCGTCAAAGCTCTGGCTAAGCAATATAATTCGCCTTCTGCGATTATGATCTTTGAACCTCAACCAAGAGAGTTTTTTGGGCCGGAGACTGCGCCAGGCCGTATTAGTCGTTTGCGTGATAAGGTGAAGCTGCTAGAAGGACATGGCGTTGATTATGTTCTTTGTATGCCGTTTAGCCTTAAGCTTCAACAGTTAGATGCTCAGGCATTTTGTCAGCAGATTTTGCTAGATGGTTTGTCGGTAAAGCATTTGGTGGTAGGAGATGATTTTCGCTTCGGCTGTGACCGCCAAGGTGACTTTTATTACTTGCAAGAGTTCGGCGGTCGGCAGGGTTTTGATGTTGAGAATACGCCTTCGGTATTAAATGCTTTGGATGAACGAGTCAGTAGCACTCTGGTTAGAGATGCTCTTGAACGTGGCGATATTGCGGCGGCCCAGCTGAATATGGGGCACGCTGTTTCGTTAAGTGGTCGAGTGAGACATGGACAGCAGCTAGGTCGGAAATTAGGTTTTCCAACGGCGAATGTACACCTTAAAGGCACTAAGTCTGCTCTTTCTGGCGTATACGCTGTGACCTTTTTGGTTGATGGCGTTTCCCATAATGGCGTTGCGAATATTGGCGTACGTCCTACTGTTCAAGGTAAGACACCAATATTAGAGGTACACCTGTTAGATTTTAGTGGTGACCTGTACGACAAATATGTGCAGGTCACTTTCTGTCACTTTATTAGGGCAGAGCGAAAAATGGCCAGCTTAGATGCGCTGGAAAAACAAATTCAATGTGATAAAGAAGAAGCGTTACGCTTTTTTGCTAATCAGTGA